In one Pseudomonas tensinigenes genomic region, the following are encoded:
- the hflC gene encoding protease modulator HflC → MSQSHTHDHHVHSGHDHGHGGHHHHHGHHHHGAPEEAGPFPWRRMGWAALLVAFAIAAASLVQVRSGEATVITRFGNPSRVLLDPGLSWRWPAPFEAAIPVDLRLRTTSSGLQDVGTRDGLRIIVQAYVAWQVQGDPDNVQRFMRAVQNQPDEAARQIRTFVGSALETTASSFDLANLVNTDANQVRIADFEAQLRQQIDQQLLATYGVRVVQVGIERLTLPSVTLTATVDRMRAERETIATERTAIGKREAAQIRSAAERDARIVQADATVKAAEIEAQSRVEAAQIYGRAYASSPQLYNLLRSLDTLGTIVTPDTKLILRTDAAPFRVLVDGPPTLDSKTGSQP, encoded by the coding sequence TTGAGCCAGTCGCACACACACGATCATCATGTCCACAGCGGCCACGATCACGGTCACGGCGGGCATCACCATCATCATGGCCATCACCACCACGGTGCGCCGGAAGAGGCCGGGCCTTTTCCGTGGCGCCGGATGGGCTGGGCAGCCTTGTTGGTGGCGTTTGCCATTGCGGCGGCGAGCCTGGTGCAAGTGCGCTCCGGCGAAGCCACGGTCATTACCCGTTTCGGAAATCCATCGCGGGTGCTGCTCGACCCAGGTTTGAGCTGGCGCTGGCCGGCGCCGTTCGAGGCGGCGATTCCGGTGGACTTACGTCTGCGGACAACCTCCAGTGGCTTGCAGGATGTCGGCACGCGCGACGGTTTGCGCATCATTGTGCAAGCCTACGTCGCGTGGCAGGTACAGGGTGATCCGGACAATGTGCAGCGCTTTATGCGTGCGGTGCAGAATCAACCGGATGAAGCGGCGCGGCAGATTCGCACCTTCGTCGGCTCGGCCCTGGAAACCACCGCGAGCAGTTTTGATCTGGCGAATCTGGTGAACACCGATGCCAATCAGGTACGTATCGCCGATTTCGAAGCGCAGTTGCGTCAGCAGATCGATCAGCAATTGCTCGCGACCTATGGCGTGCGGGTGGTGCAAGTCGGCATTGAACGTTTGACCTTGCCGTCGGTGACACTTACCGCCACCGTCGATCGCATGCGCGCCGAGCGGGAAACCATCGCCACTGAACGCACGGCGATCGGCAAACGTGAGGCCGCGCAAATCCGTTCCGCTGCCGAGCGTGATGCACGGATCGTTCAAGCGGATGCCACGGTGAAGGCAGCAGAAATCGAGGCGCAATCTCGGGTCGAAGCGGCACAGATTTATGGCCGCGCTTACGCGAGTTCACCACAGCTCTACAATTTGCTGCGCTCGCTCGATACCCTCGGCACCATCGTTACGCCGGACACCAAACTGATTCTGCGCACCGACGCCGCGCCATTCCGTGTATTGGTCGATGGCCCGCCGACACTCGACAGCAAAACCGGATCGCAGCCATGA